In one window of Megalopta genalis isolate 19385.01 chromosome 4, iyMegGena1_principal, whole genome shotgun sequence DNA:
- the MBD-like gene encoding methyl-CpG-binding domain protein 2 isoform X1 translates to MNMSVEKKKYPSALPTNWPTRDETTRKSQNQLSTTGKVDVYYYSRGVRNDASLVPPIRQTASIFKQPVTIYKTQEGKVKDIKHGNQEKPKQEGADKAEGKYGSQDKPKQLFWEKRLEGLRACDPDGFEFDAMDLPKSLKPVGPYITEETLLQSVATALHVSSQPVTGQTGSKTALEKNPGVFLNPDQPLVQAVSIADDDIKKQEDRVAIARRKLQDALRGVPS, encoded by the exons ATGAATATGTCAGTTGAGAAGAAAAAATACCCATCTGCACTGCCAACGAATTGGCCGACGAGGGATGAAACTACCAGGAAGAGCCAAAACCAATTGTCAACTACGGGGAAGGTTGACGTTTATTATTACAG TCGTGGAGTCAGGAACGACGCGTCGTTGGTACCACCGATAAGGCAGACAGCGTCCATTTTTAAACAACCAGTCACAATTTATAAAACCCAGGAGGGAAAAGTGAAAGATATTAAGCATGGGAATCAAGAAAAACCAAAACAG GAAGGAGCCGATAAAGCTGAAGGCAAATACGGCTCCCAAGATAAGCCTAAACAG TTATTTTGGGAGAAACGTTTGGAGGGATTAAGGGCGTGTGATCCAGACGGTTTTGAATTCGACGCAATGGATTTACCAAAAAGTTTGAAACCAGTTGGACCATATATTACAGAAGAAACTCTTCTTCAAAGTGTTGCAACTGCTCTGCATGTTTCTTCGCAACCAGTCACTGGACAGACGGGTTCAAAAACAGCTTTAGAGAAGAATCCCGGGGTATTTCTTAATCCCGATCAACCCCTCGTACAG GCGGTCTCGATAGCGGACGACGACATCAAGAAGCAGGAGGACCGAGTAGCAATAGCGAGAAGAAAGTTGCAAGATGCGTTACGAGGGGTTCCTTCGTAA
- the MBD-like gene encoding methyl-CpG-binding domain protein 2 isoform X3, producing MNMSVEKKKYPSALPTNWPTRDETTRKSQNQLSTTGKVDVYYYSRGVRNDASLVPPIRQTASIFKQPVTIYKTQEGKVKDIKHGNQEKPKQLFWEKRLEGLRACDPDGFEFDAMDLPKSLKPVGPYITEETLLQSVATALHVSSQPVTGQTGSKTALEKNPGVFLNPDQPLVQAVSIADDDIKKQEDRVAIARRKLQDALRGVPS from the exons ATGAATATGTCAGTTGAGAAGAAAAAATACCCATCTGCACTGCCAACGAATTGGCCGACGAGGGATGAAACTACCAGGAAGAGCCAAAACCAATTGTCAACTACGGGGAAGGTTGACGTTTATTATTACAG TCGTGGAGTCAGGAACGACGCGTCGTTGGTACCACCGATAAGGCAGACAGCGTCCATTTTTAAACAACCAGTCACAATTTATAAAACCCAGGAGGGAAAAGTGAAAGATATTAAGCATGGGAATCAAGAAAAACCAAAACAG TTATTTTGGGAGAAACGTTTGGAGGGATTAAGGGCGTGTGATCCAGACGGTTTTGAATTCGACGCAATGGATTTACCAAAAAGTTTGAAACCAGTTGGACCATATATTACAGAAGAAACTCTTCTTCAAAGTGTTGCAACTGCTCTGCATGTTTCTTCGCAACCAGTCACTGGACAGACGGGTTCAAAAACAGCTTTAGAGAAGAATCCCGGGGTATTTCTTAATCCCGATCAACCCCTCGTACAG GCGGTCTCGATAGCGGACGACGACATCAAGAAGCAGGAGGACCGAGTAGCAATAGCGAGAAGAAAGTTGCAAGATGCGTTACGAGGGGTTCCTTCGTAA
- the MBD-like gene encoding methyl-CpG-binding domain protein 2 isoform X2: MNMSVEKKKYPSALPTNWPTRDETTRKSQNQLSTTGKVDVYYYSRGVRNDASLVPPIRQTASIFKQPVTIYKTQEGKVKDIKHGNQEKPKQEGADKAEGKYGSQDKPKQLFWEKRLEGLRACDPDGFEFDAMDLPKSLKPVGPYITEETLLQSVATALHVSSQPVTGQTGSKTALEKNPGAVSIADDDIKKQEDRVAIARRKLQDALRGVPS; encoded by the exons ATGAATATGTCAGTTGAGAAGAAAAAATACCCATCTGCACTGCCAACGAATTGGCCGACGAGGGATGAAACTACCAGGAAGAGCCAAAACCAATTGTCAACTACGGGGAAGGTTGACGTTTATTATTACAG TCGTGGAGTCAGGAACGACGCGTCGTTGGTACCACCGATAAGGCAGACAGCGTCCATTTTTAAACAACCAGTCACAATTTATAAAACCCAGGAGGGAAAAGTGAAAGATATTAAGCATGGGAATCAAGAAAAACCAAAACAG GAAGGAGCCGATAAAGCTGAAGGCAAATACGGCTCCCAAGATAAGCCTAAACAG TTATTTTGGGAGAAACGTTTGGAGGGATTAAGGGCGTGTGATCCAGACGGTTTTGAATTCGACGCAATGGATTTACCAAAAAGTTTGAAACCAGTTGGACCATATATTACAGAAGAAACTCTTCTTCAAAGTGTTGCAACTGCTCTGCATGTTTCTTCGCAACCAGTCACTGGACAGACGGGTTCAAAAACAGCTTTAGAGAAGAATCCCGGG GCGGTCTCGATAGCGGACGACGACATCAAGAAGCAGGAGGACCGAGTAGCAATAGCGAGAAGAAAGTTGCAAGATGCGTTACGAGGGGTTCCTTCGTAA